The Streptomyces sp. NBC_01463 DNA window AGCTTCTCGCGGCCGCAGTCCGGGGCGGTGAGGACCAGCGGGCCCTGCTCCGTGAGGGCGATGGAGTGCTCCCAGTGCGAGGACCAGGTGCCGTCGGTGGTGATGACGGTCCACTCGTCCTTGAGCACCTCGGTGTGCGGGGTGCCGAGCGAGACCATCGGCTCGATGGCCAGGCAGAGGCCGGGGACCAGCTTGATGCCCTTGCCGCGCTTTCGGGCGACGTAGTTCAGCAGGTGCGGGTCCATGTGCATCTCGGTGCCGATGCCGTGCCCGCCGTAGTCCTCGATGATCCCGTACTTGCCGGTGGCGGGGCGGGGCTGGCGGCGGATGTACGACTCGATCGCCTTCGAGATGTCGACCAGGCGGTTGTTCACCTTCATCGCGGCGATGCCGGCCCACATCGACTCCTCGGTCACCCGGGAGAGCTCGATGAGCTCCGGAGCGTGACCGGTGCCGACGAAGGCCGTGTACGCGGCGTCGCCGTGCCAGCCGTCGATGATCGCGCCGGCGTCGATCGAGATGATGTCGCCGTCCTTGAGGACGGTCTTGTCGTCCGGGATGCCGTGGACGACGACTTCGTTGACCGAGGTGCAGATCGTCGCGGGGAACCCGCCGTACCCGAGGAAGTTCGACTTCGCGCCGTGGTCGGCGATCACCTTGCGGGCGACCTGGTCCAGGTCCTGTGTGGTGGAGCCGGGTACCGCGGCCTCGCGGGTCGCCGCGTGAATGGCAGCGACCACCAGCCCCGCCTCACGCATCTTCGCGATCTGCTCGGGGGTCTTGATCTGCACCATGCTGCGGCGCCTTTCCGGGTGGGGACGGTGAGAGGGGCGGGTACTCCACGATACGGCCGCAAACAGTCGGCCGCGGCGCCCAAGGACGCCGCGGCCGACTGCACTGCATGTACTACGGGTGTGCTCGCTCAGCCCTCGTCGGACTTCAGAGCCTCCATGGCCCGCTCGGTCACGTCGGTGACCTTGCCGAGCGCGGAGATGGTGACCACCAGGTCCTGCGCCCTGTAGTAGTCGATGATCGGCTCGGTCTGCGTGTGGTAGACCTCGAGCCGGGTACGGACCGTCTCTTCGCTGTCGTCGTCGCGCTGGTACAGCTCGCCGCCGCAGGTGTCGCAGACACCCTCGGTCTGCGGCGGGTTGTACGTCACGTGGAACACGTGCGCGCTCTCGTTGCGGCAGACGCGGCGGCCCGCGATGCGCTTCACGACCTCGTCCTCGGGAACCTCGAGGTCGAGTACCGCGTCCAGCTTTACGCCCTCGTCCTTGAGCATCACATCCAGGGCCTCGGCCTGTCCCACGTTGCGCGGGAAGCCGTCGAGCAGGAAGCCGTTGACCGCGTCCGACTGGGACATCCGGTCCTTGGCCATCCCGATCGTGACCTCGTCCGGCACCAGCTGTCCCGCGTCCATGAAGGCGCGGGCCTGCTTGCCAAGGTCAGTGCCCTGGCTGATGTTGGCGCGGAAGAGGTCGCCCGTGGAGATGTGCGGAATCGACAGGTTCTTGGCAAGGTACGCAGCCTGCGTTCCCTTGCCGGCACCCGGCGGGCCGACGAGGACGATTCGCATCAGCGGAGGAACCCTTCGTAATTGCGCTGCTGGAGCTGACTCTCGATCTGCTTCACGGTTTCCAGACCCACACCCACGATGATGAGGATGCTCGTCCCGCCGAACGGGAAGTTCTGGTTGGCTCCACCGAAGCCTGCCAACGCCATCGTCGGCACAAGAGCGATCAGACCCAGATACAGCGAGCCCGGCCAAGTGATCCTGTTGAGCACGTAGCTCAGGTACTCGGCAGTAGGTCGACCTGCCCGGATACCCGGGATGAAGCCACCATACTTCTTCATGTTGTCCGCGACTTCCTCGGGGTTGAACGAAATCGCCACATAGAAGAAGGCGAAGAAGACGATCAACAGGAAGTACGCCGTGATGTAGTACGGGTGGTCGCCCTTGACGAAGTGGTCCTTGATCCAGGTCGCCCAGCCCGCTTGGGAGTTGGAGAACTGGACGATCAGGGCCGGGATGTAGAGCAGCGAAGAAGCGAAGATGACGGGAATCACACCCGCCTGGTTCACCTTCAGCGGGATGTAGGTGGACGTGCCACCGTACGACCTGCGCCCGATCATGCGCTTCGCGTACTGCACCGGGATCCTGCGCTGGGCCTGCTCGACGAAGACGACGAGCGCCACCATCACGAAGCCGATCAGGATGACGGTGCCGAACTCGATCCAGCCGTCCGCGAGCTTGCCGCTCGTCTTGATGGCCCACAGCGCGCCGGGGAAGCTGGCGGCGATCGAGATGAACATCAGGATCGACATGCCGTTGCCGATGCCGCGGTCGGTGATGAGCTCACCGAGCCACATGACGGCGGCCGTGCCGGCGGTCATCGTGATGACCATCGTGATGGTCGTGAACAGCGACTGGTTCGGGACGATCTGGTCGGCGACCGGGCAGCCGCTGAAGAGCGCTCCGCTGCGTGCGGTGGCCACCAGGCCGGTGCCCTGCAGGATGGCGAGTGCGACCGTCAGATAACGCGTGTACTGCGTGATCTTGGCCTGGCCGGACTGCCCCTCCTTCTTGAGCGCCTCGAGTCGGGGAATCACCACGGTCAGCAGCTGAAGAATGATGCTGGCCGTGATGTACGGCATGATGCCGAGCGCGAAGATCGTGATCTGCAGCAGTGCACCACCGCTGAACATGTTCACCAGGCCGAAGAGGCTGTTGTTGCCCTTGCTTGCCTGATCAACACAGGTCTGGACGTTCTCGTAACTCACTCCCGGGACCGGGATGTGTGCCCCGAGCCGGTAGAGAACGATGATGCCGAGCGTGAAGAACAGCTTCTTGCGCAGGTCGGGCGTCTTGAACGCCCGGGCGAACGCGGTGAGCACGGTGCCTCCTGCGACCCCCGCGCAATGCGTAGAGGTGACGGTCTTGAGGATCGACGAATACGTAACAGTCAAAGGTCCCCGGACGCTTGCGCCCAGGGGTTACCACAGCAACGGACGCCACCTTACCGGCGTACATGCCCCCCTAGGAACGACCAACCGGGGATGCCCCATATGAGAGGCATCCCCGGTCGGATGTTCAGGCCACCGAATGGTCCGAGTTGTCTCAGACGAGCTCGGTGACAGTGCCGCCGGCAGCGGCAATCTTCTCCTTGGCGGAGCCGGAGACGGCGTCAACCGAAACCTGCAGCGCCACGGAGATCTCGCCCTGTCCGAGGACCTTGACGAGGTGGTTGTTGCGCACAGCGCCCTTGGCGACCAGATCGGCCACCGTGACCTCTCCACCCTCGGGGTAGAGCGTCGCGAGCTTGTCCAGGTTCACGACCTGGTACTCGGTGCGGAACGGGTTCTTGAAGCCCTTGAGCTTCGGGAGACGCATGTGGAGGGGCATCTGGCCACCCTCGAAGCGCTCCGGAACCTGGTAACGGGCCTTGGTGCCCTTGGTACCACGACCAGCGGTCTTACCCTTGGATGCCTCACCACGACCCACACGGGTCTTGGCGGTCTTGGCACCCGGGGCAGGCCGGAGGTCATGCGCCTTCAGCGGCTTGTTCTCCGCCATGTCAGTCGACCTCCTCAACCGTCACGAGGTGGCGGACGGTGTGAACCATTCCGCGGAACTCGGGGCGGTCCTCCTTGACAACCACGTCGTGCAGGCGCTTGAGCCCGAGCGAACGCAGGGTGTCGCGGTGGTTCTGCTTGCTGCCGATGTACGACTTCGTCTGCGTGATCTTGAGACGGGCCATTACGCACCCGCTCCCGCACGAGCACGAAGCAGAGCCGCGGGGGCGACGTCCTCGAGGGGCAGACCGCGGCGGGCCGCGATCTCCTCGGGACGCTGCAGGCCCTGGAGGGCCGCCACGGTCGCGTGCACGATGTTGATCGGGTTCGAAGAACCGAGCGACTTCGACAGGATGTCGTGAACGCCGGCGCACTCCAGGACGGCGCGCACCGGGCCACCGGCGATAACACCGGTACCGGGGGAAGCAGGCTTGAGCAGAACGACGCCCGCAGCCTTCTCGCCCTGGATCGGGTGAGGGATGGTGCCCTGGATACGCGGAACCTTGAAGAAGTTCTTCTTGGCTTCTTCCACGCCCTTGGCA harbors:
- the map gene encoding type I methionyl aminopeptidase, with the protein product MVQIKTPEQIAKMREAGLVVAAIHAATREAAVPGSTTQDLDQVARKVIADHGAKSNFLGYGGFPATICTSVNEVVVHGIPDDKTVLKDGDIISIDAGAIIDGWHGDAAYTAFVGTGHAPELIELSRVTEESMWAGIAAMKVNNRLVDISKAIESYIRRQPRPATGKYGIIEDYGGHGIGTEMHMDPHLLNYVARKRGKGIKLVPGLCLAIEPMVSLGTPHTEVLKDEWTVITTDGTWSSHWEHSIALTEQGPLVLTAPDCGREKLAQYGVEAAPDPLG
- a CDS encoding adenylate kinase, which produces MRIVLVGPPGAGKGTQAAYLAKNLSIPHISTGDLFRANISQGTDLGKQARAFMDAGQLVPDEVTIGMAKDRMSQSDAVNGFLLDGFPRNVGQAEALDVMLKDEGVKLDAVLDLEVPEDEVVKRIAGRRVCRNESAHVFHVTYNPPQTEGVCDTCGGELYQRDDDSEETVRTRLEVYHTQTEPIIDYYRAQDLVVTISALGKVTDVTERAMEALKSDEG
- the secY gene encoding preprotein translocase subunit SecY, which translates into the protein MLTAFARAFKTPDLRKKLFFTLGIIVLYRLGAHIPVPGVSYENVQTCVDQASKGNNSLFGLVNMFSGGALLQITIFALGIMPYITASIILQLLTVVIPRLEALKKEGQSGQAKITQYTRYLTVALAILQGTGLVATARSGALFSGCPVADQIVPNQSLFTTITMVITMTAGTAAVMWLGELITDRGIGNGMSILMFISIAASFPGALWAIKTSGKLADGWIEFGTVILIGFVMVALVVFVEQAQRRIPVQYAKRMIGRRSYGGTSTYIPLKVNQAGVIPVIFASSLLYIPALIVQFSNSQAGWATWIKDHFVKGDHPYYITAYFLLIVFFAFFYVAISFNPEEVADNMKKYGGFIPGIRAGRPTAEYLSYVLNRITWPGSLYLGLIALVPTMALAGFGGANQNFPFGGTSILIIVGVGLETVKQIESQLQQRNYEGFLR
- the rplO gene encoding 50S ribosomal protein L15; the protein is MAENKPLKAHDLRPAPGAKTAKTRVGRGEASKGKTAGRGTKGTKARYQVPERFEGGQMPLHMRLPKLKGFKNPFRTEYQVVNLDKLATLYPEGGEVTVADLVAKGAVRNNHLVKVLGQGEISVALQVSVDAVSGSAKEKIAAAGGTVTELV
- the rpmD gene encoding 50S ribosomal protein L30 — translated: MARLKITQTKSYIGSKQNHRDTLRSLGLKRLHDVVVKEDRPEFRGMVHTVRHLVTVEEVD
- the rpsE gene encoding 30S ribosomal protein S5 — its product is MAGPQRRGSGAGGGERRDRKGRDGGAAAAEKTAYVERVVAINRVAKVVKGGRRFSFTALVVVGDGDGTVGVGYGKAKEVPAAIAKGVEEAKKNFFKVPRIQGTIPHPIQGEKAAGVVLLKPASPGTGVIAGGPVRAVLECAGVHDILSKSLGSSNPINIVHATVAALQGLQRPEEIAARRGLPLEDVAPAALLRARAGAGA